In the Flavobacterium sp. 90 genome, CTCATTTAGTTATTATTCTAAACTCATATAAGCTTTATTAAATAAAAAACTTCGTTGCGCCATTTAGTAAAATGAACTTAAATCACTTATATGGTTTAAATTTTTATTTCCTATTTTTTGCAAATTTTCTTTAGAAATGATTCAAATTTATTTTGAATCGAAGCGTTATCTTATTACTTTTACCAATCAAATCAATTTATTATGTCACAAATCGTACTGTCTCTTAAAGAAGTAACTATATATCAGGAAGGAAGAAAAATTTTATCTCATATTAATTTAGATGTTCAGCATGGTGAATTTATCTATATAATTGGAAAAACAGGTTCCGGAAAAAGTAGCTTCATGAAAACATTGTACGGTGATTTGCCTTTAAGTGAAGGTGAAGGTCACATTGTTGAGTTTGATTTGGCTGCTTTAAAAGAAAGTGAAATTCCATATTTGAGACGTAAAATCGGGATTGTATTTCAGGATTTCAAATTGCTTCCGGATCGTTCTGTAAAAGACAATATGCTTTTTGTATTGAAAGCTACGGGCTGGACAGAAAAAGAAGCAATGGAACACAAAATTGATGAAGTTCTGGACAAAGTAGGAATGAAAGATTTCCTGAATAAAATGCCTCACCAACTTTCTGGAGGAGAACAACAACGTGTGGCGATTGCAAGAGCATTGCTAAACGATCCTGAATTTATTCTTGCCGATGAACCAACCGGAAACCTTGATCCACAAACAAGTTCTGAAGTTCTTGAAGTATTGAAAAAAATCAACGCAAACGGTAAAACCATTATCATGGCAACTCATGATTATGCGCTTTTGATGAAATTCCCGTCTAAAACATTGAAATGTGAAGACGAAAGAATTTTTGAAGTCGTGCAACGTAACGTGTAATGCTTTCTATATTAATTCCTACTTATAATTATAATGTTGTTCCCCTGGTTTTAATACTTAAAGAACAAGCCGATAGTTTAGGAATTGTATACGAAATTCTTACACAAGACGATGTAAGTCAATATTTTATCACTGAAAATAATCAGATCAATTTATTACCAAATTGCTCTTTCTCTACTAATACAGAAAATTTAGGCAGAGGAAAGAATATCAATTTATTATGTGCTAAATCTAAGTATGAATATACATTGATTTTAGAAGCTGATGCTTTGCCAGAAAACGACGATTACCTTAAAAATTATATCGAAGCTTTATCAGAATCAACTAAAGTAATTTTTGGTGGCGTTAAATATCCTGATGCTATTCCTTCAAAAGAAAAATTATTGCGCTGGAAATACGGAAAAAATAGAGAAACTAAATCTATAAATCATAGACTTAAAAACACTTACGATTTCGTTTTTACATGGAATTTACTTTTAAAAAAAGAAATTCTTTTACAATTTCCCTTTCCGGAATTTATTCACGAATATGGTTATGAAGATTTTATTTTTATAGAAAATCTGCGTTTAAATTCAGTTCCGGTTATTCATATCGAAAATTATTTAATTCATCACAACGGCGAAAGCAGCGCTGACTTTATTAGAAAATCTGAAAGAGCCTCCAGAAATTTATACGATTTAGTTGAATTACATAAAATTGATCCTAAAAGTATTCGGTTAAGTAATTTTTATGAACGCTTAAAAAAGCTACACCTTATTCCAATTGTAAAAGCCATTTATAAAACAACCAAGAAACAGATTATAGCGAACCTAACATCAAATAATCCGAGCCTATATTTGCTGGATTTTTACAAATTAGGATACTACGCTAATTTAAAAAAATAAACGATTATGGTATTTTTTTCTGTTATCATTCCGTTATACAACAAAGAAAATCATATTGAAAACACCATAAAAAGTGTTCTCGATCAAACTTTTATTGATTACGAAATTATTGTTATTAACGATGGTTCTACAGATAAAAGTGAAGCTCTCGCACTTGAATTTAATGACGACAGAATCCAAATTTACAATCAAAAAAATCAAGGTGTTTCTACAGCCAGAAATCTTGGAATAGAAAAATCAAAAGGAAAACTTATCGCTTTTCTCGATGCTGATGATTATTGGTTCCCGAATCATTTAGAAGAATTAGCTCAATTATATCAAGATTTGCCAAATTGCGGAATCTATTGTTCTCGTTATAAAATTAAAACCGCTAAAAATCATTTTCAAACTCCAGTTTATTCCGGAATTGACAAAGAATTTTGTGGCATTGTAGCAGATTCTTTTTATTCTAATCAGCCTTTTAGAATCACCTGGACTTCTTGTTTAGCAATTCCAAAGGATATATTAGAAAATTTTGGAGGATTTACACCAAATGTTACAAACGGTCAGGATCTGGAACTTTGGACAAAAATTGCTATAAAATATCCGGTTGCAATTACAAATACAATTACTGCAATCTATAATAATGATATTCCAAATAGTCTTGCCAAGAAGAATATTGATTCCATGACTTTAATGGATTTTGAGCAATTTAAAATCGCCGAACAACAAAATCCTTCTCTGAAAAAGTTTCTGGATTTATATAGAATCGAATATGGTTTTCGATATTATGTATTTGGAAATAAAGACAAAAGCACTTTCTATCTAAAAGATGTCGACAGCAAAAACATCGGCTTAAAGATTCGGTTTTTATTGAAATTGCCTCCTTTTTGTTTACGCTTTCTTTTTAGGTTAAAGAATTCTTTAAAAAGAAACGGATTTGACTTTTCTATTTACGACTAGAATATTTTACAAATTCATCAAAATCTCTGATATAATCTTCTTCAATATAAACTTCTGACGCCACAACAAGGCAAACAGAACCTGAAGAAAAATTTTGAAGTTCGCGCCAAATCCCCGGATTAATCAATAAACCTTCATAAGGCTTGTTTAAAGTAACAATTTGTTCGTTTTCTCCATCATTCAAAACCACATCAAAACTCCCGCTTAAGGCTACTAAAAATTGCTGCAAATTTTTATGTGCATGTCCGCCTCTTTCGGCTCCACTAGGAACATCATAGAGATAATAAACTCGCTTTATTTCAAACGGAATTGTGTCATTTTCTATAACAGATATATTCCCTCGTCTCTCCTCGATTTTAGGAAGTTTTATTAGTTCTATTTTGTTCTTCAAATTCATTTTATACGCTTATAATTTAAATGCCCTTGTTTTGCAATCTTAAGGATTTTATTCAGCATTATCCATTTTATTTTTCGTTGTTTCAAATCAAAAAATGCTTTAATAAAAATCCATATTTTATACTTGTGGCGAAAAATTCGGGTAAACAAAGCGCCTTGAATATAATAATTTTCTAAAATACTTCTTTTTTTAGAAGTTGTTTTAGAATCATGACTTACGATTACTTCGGGAATAAAAACCAATTGTTCTTTTTTATTTTTCAAATCAAATAAAAAGATCACTTCCTCGCCCATTTCGAAAGCACTTCTTAAGCCAAAATTTTCATCAAATTCAATTTCTAAATGTTCAATTTTATCTTTCTTTAAAGTAATTTCAATCGAACTTGTATTAAAAATATCAAATGAATTGAGCTTTGTTTTAGGAACTAATGGATATTTTTTCAAAAACGAATCATCTTTCTGAATTGCAGAAAATGTTATTGCTGCAGCATTTTTATAATCATTATGTGAAGTGATAATTTTCGAAAGAAAATCTTCCTGATAAACCACATCATCATCTGCAATAAGAAGAATTTTGCCCGTTGCATTTTTCAAAGCAAGATTTCTGCTTTTTGACAATCCAGTTTCAAAGGAATTAAAAACTCGAACATTGGGATAATCAGAAACTAAAAGTTGATCGTTATTCGTTTGATTTACAATTAGAATAGAAAAATGCGAGAAATGAGAAAAAGGAAACATTGGAATCAAAAAATCGAGCGAGTTTTTGTTCATAGTAGAAATCAAAATTTCAACATCCGTTTCTTTATAAACAGTTTCCAATTGTTCCTTCATAATAAACAAATATAGAAAATCCTTGAAAACATTTAAATCGATTCGATACTATATTGACTATTTTTGATTTCTATATCTTTACACTTCAATTCTCATTCTAATTAATTTTATGCAAAATAGTCCGTTAGTAAGCGTTATTTGTATGTGCTATAATCATGAAAAGTATGTGGTTCAATCCTTAAATTCCGTACTCAATCAAACCTACAAAAACATACAAATTATTATTGCTAATGATTCAAGTACAGATGATTCTGATAACGCAATTAAAAACTGGCTTCTGACTCATTCTGATATTGCATATATTAATAACACCATTAATTTAGGAAATACAAAAACTTTTAATAAAGCATTAAAACTTGCCAAAGGAGATTATATAATTGATTTAGCCGCAGATGATGTTTTACTGGAAAATTGTATCGAAAAACAACTAAATACTTTCATAAATTCAAAATTTGACAATGTTGGTATCGTATATGGAAACGCCGAATTGATCTCAGAAAACAATTCTCATAATGGCTATTATTATGAAGTAAACTCAAATAAAGAAGTAATTGAAAAACCGGCTTCGGGAGACATTTATTTATCTATGCTAAGCCAAAATAGCAAAATATGTTCTGTTTCTTCTATGATAAAAAGAACAGTTTTAGATAATTTAAATGGTTATGATGAAAATCTAGCATACGAAGATTTAGATTTATGGATTCGCGCGTCAAGACTTTATAATTTTGATTTTACAGATAGTATTTTAGTTCAAAAAAGAGAATTGGAAAATTCGTTAGGATCTCAGTTTTTTAAAAAATTAAACCCCAGAACCCGAAAAATAAATCGTTCTACTTATCTTGTCATTAAAAAGGCAATTGCGTTAAACGAAACAAAAAAAGAAAACAGAGCTTTATTAAAACGACTTCATTTTGAAATGGATAAAAGTTTTCAAACCTATGATTTTATATTATTGCTAAAATATATTCCGTTGGAAATTAAATTAAGGTTTTAATATTTGTTTGTTTTTCTGTTTTAAAAAATCGGCTACAATCTGGGAGCATTTTTCTGCACCTAAATTATGCAAATGATCTGCATCGTAAAAATCATCATTCGTAAAACGTGAATCATTAAATAAATTGAGATAAGAAACATTCGGATTCATTTTTTGAAGTAACACTGCACATTTAAAAATCTTGTTTAATTTTTTCTTATTGACTTTTGCAGCATAATTTTTAGATACAGGTATTGTTATTAAAACCACATTAATTCCTTTACTTTTACATTTTGCAATAATGGATTCAAGTATAGTAATATTCTCGGTAAAATCAGTTAAATTATCCTCGTGCCTTTTGATTGCTGCAACTGCATTTTCTTCTATATTTAAAACTTTCTTTTGCTTGGTATAATTTGTACCGAAACCATTTTTATTACAATCAACAATAGTTTTATCAATGAAATAACGAGTCGCCAACTTTAAATTTGAATTAAAACTTTTTGTCCCTGATATAAAATAATTATTGCGGTCGTACCAATTAATTATCGGAACGTTAAGATCCATATAATATTTATAATAATATTTTCGCCAGATATCTTCATCCGTATTTTTGAGCTGACTTAAACTTGTATAATCTATATTTAAAACAATGGTTTTAAGCTTTTTAAACTTATCGATATGTTTATCGAACAAAAGTTTATCGAAATATAATGATTGACTAATATTGGCTAAATTATAAGTTGGTTTATCAAAAAAAACTGGATTTAATCCGTAAAAAGTATGTGAATTTCCTAAAATTAATATCTCTGTATCTTGGTATTTTTCTAAAACACTTTCATTCTTTATGGTATAATTATTTGGCACTATTCGGTAAAAAATCTCAATGGAAATGAGCACCAATAAAATTGGAGATAAAAAAACAAATACTTTCCGAATTAGTTTCCTCATTAAAATTGAAAATAAATAATAATTCTTTGTCTTAACAAAACAAATTCTTTCTAAAATACACACAAAGTACCATCAAATAAAGAAAATTATCCAAAGCTTGCGCCAAAACAACTCCTTCAATTCCGAAAATTTGGATAAAATAAAGACTTGAAAAATATAAAACTGCAAGTGATAGCAACTCTGAGATTATAAAAGCAACGGTCATTTTTTTAGCCAAAAACTGAAAACCTAAAATCAAAGAACATACTTTAAAAACATCACCTAATAATTGTCCTAAAAATAAACTTTCGACAGGAAGAAAATCGGCTGTAAAAAGCAGTTTTATGATAAAAAAACGTAAAAAATAAATGATCGTAACTCCAATAATAAAAACAGGTAAAATCGTTTTATAGTAACTCCAAAATATGGATTTCGTTTCTTGATCTGTTTTAGAATTTGATAATTTCGGTAAAAAATAAACGCTTAAAAGAGTCGAGACAAATAACAAATAATAAGACGAAATTCTAGTCATTGTTTCCCAATATCCTGCCTGATCAATCCCTAAAGTTTGTATCACATTATTCCGGATTGCCAGAAAAACCAAAGGTCCGAAAACTGCCGAAACCAACGCCATTAAAGAATAAGACGATAAGTTTTTTATGATTCTAAAATCGAATAAACGAAATCTAATTGTAGCAAAAAAAGCAATTTCTTTATTGATGAAATAAAACGTTACAAAAAACAACAAAGCTGGCGAAATAACAACAGCCAATAAAGCTCCTAAAGTTTTAAATTTTAAAATCAATAACACCGAAACCAACAATCCGATTGTATTACCAATACAATTGATCCAGATTACTTTCTTGAACTTTCCTAAACCATTAATTACAGCAAGTAAAAAAATTGAAATTGCGTACCAAGGCAAAGCCAAAGCCAATATTTTAAATACTAAAGAAAATTCAAAATTATCTCCGAAGATTCTGTTATTCCAGAAAGAAGCCAGAAAAAACAAAAGTCCGCTTAAGACTATTACAACTATTAATAATGTTATAAAAACTGTAGCAATTATCTTTTCTAGTTCGGTTTTATTTTTCTCGTTTTCGGCAACATATTTTACAATTCCGCTCTGGAAACCCAATGTGGAAACACTTTCCAGCGAAGTCAAAAAATTACGTAGATTTCCAACCAAAGCCATTCCGCTTGGACCAACAAAAACCGCCAATAATTTTGAAGTAATTAATCCAATACCAATTTTCAAGATTACGCTCAAACTGTTTAAAGAAGAGATTCTAAACAAATTATTTTGAGTATATTTTTTAAGGAAATTCAAGTTAGTATTTATTAATAATTTCAATAACAAAACTAACTTCTTCTTCTGTTAAAACAGGACTTATTGGCAAACTTAAAACCTCATTATGAATTTGTTCCGTTATCGGGAAGGATAAAGTATTCCATTGCGAAAATGCCTTTTGTTGATGTGGCGGAACGGGATAATGAATAATCGATTGAATGTTATTCTGATTTAAATAATCCTGAAAATCATCTCTGTTTTTGGTACGAATGACAAACAAATGAAAAACATGATTATTCGAAAAATCCCAAACAGGAAGTATTATTTTATCGTTTTTAATTTCAGATAAATAACGTTTTGCAATTGTTCTTCGGTTTTCATTCTCTACATCTAAATTTGGTAATTTCAAGTTTAAAAATGAAGCCTGAATTTCATCTAATCTTGAATTTACGCCAATATAATCGCTGTAATATTTTTTATCAGAACCATAATTCCGAAGCGAAAAAAGCACTTTTGCCAATTCTGAATCATTTGTGGTTATTGCACCGCCATCGCCCAAACAGCCTAAGTTTTTTGCTGGATAAAAACTATACGCGCTGGCTGATTTTAGATTGTAGATTTTAGATTTTAGATTGCTGATCGCTCCATGAGATTGTGCTGCATCTTCTACAACTATTAGATTATTATCTCTTGCGATTTCGTTGATTTTATCCATTTCAGCCAATTGTCCGTATAAGTGAACGGCTAAAATTGCTTTTGTTTTTGAAGTGATTTTCCCCTGAATTAAATCAGGATTTATGTTGTAGGTTTCTAACTTTGGCTCGACCAAAACCGGAACTAAATCGGCTTGTAAAATTGCCAAAATACTGGCGATATAAGTATTTGCAGGAAC is a window encoding:
- a CDS encoding glycosyltransferase, translated to MLSILIPTYNYNVVPLVLILKEQADSLGIVYEILTQDDVSQYFITENNQINLLPNCSFSTNTENLGRGKNINLLCAKSKYEYTLILEADALPENDDYLKNYIEALSESTKVIFGGVKYPDAIPSKEKLLRWKYGKNRETKSINHRLKNTYDFVFTWNLLLKKEILLQFPFPEFIHEYGYEDFIFIENLRLNSVPVIHIENYLIHHNGESSADFIRKSERASRNLYDLVELHKIDPKSIRLSNFYERLKKLHLIPIVKAIYKTTKKQIIANLTSNNPSLYLLDFYKLGYYANLKK
- a CDS encoding DegT/DnrJ/EryC1/StrS family aminotransferase, translated to MIPFLDLKKINAPYETAFQEKLKLVLDNGWYILGKEVETFEKAFAEYCQTQYCIGVGNGLDALTLIFKGYIALGKIQKGDEVIVPANTYIASILAILQADLVPVLVEPKLETYNINPDLIQGKITSKTKAILAVHLYGQLAEMDKINEIARDNNLIVVEDAAQSHGAISNLKSKIYNLKSASAYSFYPAKNLGCLGDGGAITTNDSELAKVLFSLRNYGSDKKYYSDYIGVNSRLDEIQASFLNLKLPNLDVENENRRTIAKRYLSEIKNDKIILPVWDFSNNHVFHLFVIRTKNRDDFQDYLNQNNIQSIIHYPVPPHQQKAFSQWNTLSFPITEQIHNEVLSLPISPVLTEEEVSFVIEIINKY
- a CDS encoding O-antigen translocase; translation: MNFLKKYTQNNLFRISSLNSLSVILKIGIGLITSKLLAVFVGPSGMALVGNLRNFLTSLESVSTLGFQSGIVKYVAENEKNKTELEKIIATVFITLLIVVIVLSGLLFFLASFWNNRIFGDNFEFSLVFKILALALPWYAISIFLLAVINGLGKFKKVIWINCIGNTIGLLVSVLLILKFKTLGALLAVVISPALLFFVTFYFINKEIAFFATIRFRLFDFRIIKNLSSYSLMALVSAVFGPLVFLAIRNNVIQTLGIDQAGYWETMTRISSYYLLFVSTLLSVYFLPKLSNSKTDQETKSIFWSYYKTILPVFIIGVTIIYFLRFFIIKLLFTADFLPVESLFLGQLLGDVFKVCSLILGFQFLAKKMTVAFIISELLSLAVLYFSSLYFIQIFGIEGVVLAQALDNFLYLMVLCVYFRKNLFC
- a CDS encoding glycosyltransferase family A protein; the protein is MQNSPLVSVICMCYNHEKYVVQSLNSVLNQTYKNIQIIIANDSSTDDSDNAIKNWLLTHSDIAYINNTINLGNTKTFNKALKLAKGDYIIDLAADDVLLENCIEKQLNTFINSKFDNVGIVYGNAELISENNSHNGYYYEVNSNKEVIEKPASGDIYLSMLSQNSKICSVSSMIKRTVLDNLNGYDENLAYEDLDLWIRASRLYNFDFTDSILVQKRELENSLGSQFFKKLNPRTRKINRSTYLVIKKAIALNETKKENRALLKRLHFEMDKSFQTYDFILLLKYIPLEIKLRF
- a CDS encoding glycosyltransferase family 2 protein, encoding MKEQLETVYKETDVEILISTMNKNSLDFLIPMFPFSHFSHFSILIVNQTNNDQLLVSDYPNVRVFNSFETGLSKSRNLALKNATGKILLIADDDVVYQEDFLSKIITSHNDYKNAAAITFSAIQKDDSFLKKYPLVPKTKLNSFDIFNTSSIEITLKKDKIEHLEIEFDENFGLRSAFEMGEEVIFLFDLKNKKEQLVFIPEVIVSHDSKTTSKKRSILENYYIQGALFTRIFRHKYKIWIFIKAFFDLKQRKIKWIMLNKILKIAKQGHLNYKRIK
- a CDS encoding glycosyltransferase family 2 protein; translated protein: MVFFSVIIPLYNKENHIENTIKSVLDQTFIDYEIIVINDGSTDKSEALALEFNDDRIQIYNQKNQGVSTARNLGIEKSKGKLIAFLDADDYWFPNHLEELAQLYQDLPNCGIYCSRYKIKTAKNHFQTPVYSGIDKEFCGIVADSFYSNQPFRITWTSCLAIPKDILENFGGFTPNVTNGQDLELWTKIAIKYPVAITNTITAIYNNDIPNSLAKKNIDSMTLMDFEQFKIAEQQNPSLKKFLDLYRIEYGFRYYVFGNKDKSTFYLKDVDSKNIGLKIRFLLKLPPFCLRFLFRLKNSLKRNGFDFSIYD
- a CDS encoding ATP-binding cassette domain-containing protein, which produces MSQIVLSLKEVTIYQEGRKILSHINLDVQHGEFIYIIGKTGSGKSSFMKTLYGDLPLSEGEGHIVEFDLAALKESEIPYLRRKIGIVFQDFKLLPDRSVKDNMLFVLKATGWTEKEAMEHKIDEVLDKVGMKDFLNKMPHQLSGGEQQRVAIARALLNDPEFILADEPTGNLDPQTSSEVLEVLKKINANGKTIIMATHDYALLMKFPSKTLKCEDERIFEVVQRNV
- a CDS encoding FdtA/QdtA family cupin domain-containing protein; the protein is MNLKNKIELIKLPKIEERRGNISVIENDTIPFEIKRVYYLYDVPSGAERGGHAHKNLQQFLVALSGSFDVVLNDGENEQIVTLNKPYEGLLINPGIWRELQNFSSGSVCLVVASEVYIEEDYIRDFDEFVKYSSRK